TAGATCATTGCTGCCACCTGCTCGCGACCGCTGGCGTAGATAGGCTCTGGTTCGCTGTCGTACAGCGATGAAATCGCAAGCCCACCCAACTGAGGGTGCTGGTAGCGGTCGGCGGCGTGGCGCTCGGCGTGCTGGCACGCCTCTGGTGATGCATCGCAAGTGTAGAACACTCGCCGAGGCAGGCAGTTGCCCTGAATCAGATCGACTTCCTGGGCAGATAACCGCGAATTCACAATCGCCACCCAGACATTCATCTCGCTGGCGGCGAGCAGCAGCACGACCAGGGCGCGGCAGTTTTCGCTTACCGTCATAATCCGGTCGCCTGGGCGAATATCCAACCTACTTAACCAATCACAGGCGGCGTGTATTTCTTCACCCAGCTCTGCATAGCTCAAGCGTATGTTGCCATCCACTATAGCGGGTCGATCGCCAAGGCGCTGAGCATTTTCAAGCACGCGGGTGCTGAGTCGTTCGGGAAGCTCAGCCACCAGCTCGCTGGCGAGGCGCCCAAAAATATTCTCGTCCGGTGCTTGGTAAGGTAACGACAAAGCCATTAGGACGCCTCCCGCACCATATTCCGGGCAATCACGATTTGCTGAATTTGGGTCGTGCCTTCGTAAATGCGGAATAGCCGCACATCACGGTAGAAGCGCTCAACGGCGTACTCAGACATATAGCCCGCGCCGCCGTGAACCTGCACCGCGCGATCGGCCACTCGCCCTACCATCTCAGCGCAGAACAGTTTGCAGCAGGAGGCCAGCGTCGAAACGTTTTCGTTATCATCTTTACGGCGCGCGGCATCCATCACCATGGTCTTGCCTGCATAGGCTTCGGTTTTACTATCCGCCAGCATGGCTTGAATCAATTGGTGTTCGGCAAGGGCAGCACCAAACTGTTTGCGTTCCATGGTGTAGCGCAATGACTCTTCGACCAAACGCTCAGCCACACCGACACAGACGGCAGAGATATGCAGCCGCCCGCGATCCAGCACCTTCATAGCGGTTTTAAAGCCCTGCCCCTCTTTACCACCAATAATGTTTTCGGCGGGTACCCGGCAGTTATCGAAAATAATATCGCAGGTGTGGGCGCCCTTCTGGCCCATCTTGTTATCTGCCGGGCCGCGCACTAAACCCGGGGTATCGCCTTCAACAATAAATGCTGATATACCACCTGCGCCTTTATTATTAGGATCAGTGCGCGCCATAACGGTAAAAAGATCAGCTTCGGGGCCGTTGGTGATATAGCGTTTGGTGCCATTCAAAATATAGTGATCACCGTCGCGCACCGCCGTCGTCCGCAGGCTGGCCGCATCGGAGCCTGAATCGGGCTCGGTCAAACAGAACGAGCTGAGGATCTCCCCCGTTGCCAAACGCGGCACATATTTAGCTTTCTGCTCGTCGGTGCCGTCAATCAAAATACCTTGGGCTCCAATACCGTTGTTAGTGCCAAATACCGAGCGAAAAGCGGGCGACGTTTTGCCAATCTCCATCGCCACTAACGCCTCCTCTTCCATCGTCAACCCCAGTCCGCCGTACTCTTCAGGAATCGATAGCCCAAAAAGCCCCATCTCTTTCATTTCCGATAGAATTTCCGGCGGCACAGCATCCTCTTCTGCCAGTCTCGCCTCATTGGGGATGAGGCGCTCACGGACAAAACGGCCGATGGTATCGACAAGCTGATTGATTAATTCGGGATCTCGGATCATGACGGCTCCTGGTGGCAACGGTTTTTATGATTAGTGTTAGCGCTGAGCGTGGACAGTACGCATGTTCTGCATAGCAAAACTATAGTCCACTATTCTTGTCAGGCACTTTTGCATAGCCTAGGATGACAGTCAATAATTGGAATTATATTTTGCAATGCAGAATCAAAACACCAAATAG
This window of the Halomonas sp. SH5A2 genome carries:
- a CDS encoding acyl-CoA dehydrogenase family protein gives rise to the protein MIRDPELINQLVDTIGRFVRERLIPNEARLAEEDAVPPEILSEMKEMGLFGLSIPEEYGGLGLTMEEEALVAMEIGKTSPAFRSVFGTNNGIGAQGILIDGTDEQKAKYVPRLATGEILSSFCLTEPDSGSDAASLRTTAVRDGDHYILNGTKRYITNGPEADLFTVMARTDPNNKGAGGISAFIVEGDTPGLVRGPADNKMGQKGAHTCDIIFDNCRVPAENIIGGKEGQGFKTAMKVLDRGRLHISAVCVGVAERLVEESLRYTMERKQFGAALAEHQLIQAMLADSKTEAYAGKTMVMDAARRKDDNENVSTLASCCKLFCAEMVGRVADRAVQVHGGAGYMSEYAVERFYRDVRLFRIYEGTTQIQQIVIARNMVREAS